In one Methylocaldum szegediense genomic region, the following are encoded:
- the nifX gene encoding nitrogen fixation protein NifX produces the protein MKVAFATQDLQRVDAHFGWAKNIAIYELSAEGHRFLEAIQFEGDLQEDGNEDKLAPKLEAIKDCAILYVAAIGGSGAARVVAQGIHPMKVPQPEPITDLLDKLQEVLKGTPPPWLRKVLAKEAKGKDREFDFEEDEVEHG, from the coding sequence ATGAAGGTCGCATTCGCTACCCAGGACCTGCAGAGGGTCGACGCCCACTTCGGTTGGGCTAAGAACATCGCCATCTACGAACTGTCGGCGGAAGGCCATCGCTTTCTAGAAGCGATACAGTTCGAGGGCGATCTGCAGGAAGACGGCAACGAGGACAAGCTGGCCCCGAAGCTCGAAGCTATCAAGGACTGCGCCATTCTTTACGTGGCGGCCATCGGTGGGTCCGGCGCAGCGCGTGTGGTCGCACAGGGCATACACCCCATGAAAGTCCCACAGCCGGAGCCGATCACCGATTTATTGGACAAATTGCAGGAAGTCCTTAAAGGCACTCCGCCGCCCTGGCTGCGTAAGGTGTTGGCGAAGGAAGCCAAGGGCAAGGACCGTGAATTCGATTTCGAAGAAGACGAGGTGGAACATGGCTGA
- the nifE gene encoding nitrogenase iron-molybdenum cofactor biosynthesis protein NifE: MSSLSSKIQDVFNEPGCGKNQAKSEKERKKGCTKQLQPGGAAGGCAFDGAKIALQPITDVAHLVHGPIACEGNSWDNRGSKSSGSNLWRTGFTTDINETDVVFGGEKRLFKSIKEIIEKYDPPAVFVYQTCVPAMIGDDIEAVCKAASKKFGKPVVPVNSPGFVGPKNLGNKLAGEALLDYVIGTEEPEYTTPYDINIIGEYNLSGELWQVKPLLDELGIRILACISGDAKYRDIACAHRARAAMMVCSKSMINIARKMEERYGIPFFEGSFYGIGDTSDALRQISRLLIERGAPAELMERTEALIAREEARAWAAIEPYKKRLTGKKVLLITGGVKSWSVVAALQESGMEVVGTSVKKSTKEDKERIKQLMGEDAHMIEDMTPREMYKMLKEAKADIMLSGGRSQFVALKAKVPWLDINQERHHAYMGYVGMVELVKEIDKALYNPVWEQVRKRAPWEESTWEDVADSAIAAEAAALAANPELAREKRRSTLVCNCKSVLRGAIEDAIVEYGLTTADAVSEKTLAGTGCGSCKGKLEKILETMDHWHPDAGNAAAQAQQAA; the protein is encoded by the coding sequence ATGAGCAGCTTGTCAAGCAAGATTCAAGACGTTTTCAACGAGCCCGGTTGCGGAAAGAACCAGGCCAAGTCGGAAAAGGAACGCAAGAAGGGCTGCACCAAGCAGTTGCAGCCGGGCGGGGCTGCCGGAGGCTGCGCTTTCGACGGCGCCAAGATCGCGCTCCAGCCCATCACCGACGTGGCCCATCTGGTACACGGCCCCATCGCCTGTGAGGGCAACTCCTGGGATAACCGGGGTTCCAAATCCTCCGGCTCCAATCTCTGGCGTACCGGTTTCACGACGGACATCAACGAAACCGATGTGGTGTTTGGCGGCGAGAAGCGCTTGTTCAAGTCGATTAAGGAAATTATCGAGAAATACGATCCGCCCGCGGTTTTCGTCTATCAGACCTGCGTTCCGGCCATGATCGGCGACGACATCGAAGCCGTGTGCAAGGCGGCCTCGAAAAAATTCGGGAAACCCGTGGTGCCCGTCAATTCGCCGGGCTTCGTGGGTCCCAAGAACCTCGGCAACAAGCTGGCCGGGGAAGCGCTCCTCGATTACGTCATCGGCACTGAGGAGCCCGAATACACCACGCCTTACGACATCAACATCATCGGCGAATACAACCTTTCCGGCGAACTGTGGCAGGTCAAGCCACTGCTCGACGAGCTAGGTATCCGCATCCTGGCCTGTATCTCCGGGGATGCGAAATACCGCGACATCGCCTGCGCGCATAGGGCGAGGGCCGCCATGATGGTGTGCTCGAAATCCATGATCAACATCGCCCGCAAGATGGAGGAGCGCTACGGCATTCCTTTCTTCGAGGGCTCGTTCTACGGCATCGGAGACACCAGCGATGCGTTGCGTCAGATTTCGCGCCTCTTGATCGAGCGCGGCGCGCCCGCTGAACTTATGGAGCGTACCGAAGCCCTGATTGCCCGCGAAGAAGCGCGCGCCTGGGCCGCGATCGAGCCCTACAAGAAACGACTGACCGGCAAGAAGGTGTTGCTCATCACCGGCGGCGTGAAGTCCTGGTCGGTCGTGGCCGCGCTGCAGGAAAGCGGCATGGAAGTGGTCGGCACCAGCGTGAAGAAATCGACCAAGGAGGACAAGGAGCGGATCAAGCAACTCATGGGCGAAGACGCCCACATGATCGAGGATATGACGCCGCGCGAGATGTACAAGATGCTCAAGGAAGCCAAGGCCGACATCATGCTGTCCGGCGGCCGCTCCCAGTTCGTGGCCCTCAAAGCCAAGGTGCCGTGGCTCGACATCAATCAGGAACGCCACCATGCCTATATGGGTTATGTCGGTATGGTCGAACTGGTCAAGGAAATCGACAAGGCGCTGTACAACCCGGTCTGGGAACAAGTACGTAAGCGCGCGCCCTGGGAAGAATCCACCTGGGAAGACGTAGCCGATTCAGCCATTGCCGCCGAGGCGGCCGCGTTGGCTGCCAATCCGGAACTCGCCCGCGAAAAACGCCGTTCCACATTGGTTTGCAACTGCAAATCCGTCCTACGGGGAGCTATCGAGGACGCCATCGTCGAATACGGTCTGACTACGGCAGACGCGGTTTCGGAAAAGACGCTGGCGGGCACGGGTTGCGGAAGCTGCAAGGGCAAGCTGGAGAAGATACTCGAAACCATGGACCACTGGCACCCGGACGCCGGGAATGCCGCGGCGCAGGCGCAGCAGGCCGCATGA
- the nifN gene encoding nitrogenase iron-molybdenum cofactor biosynthesis protein NifN: MATVITPKKSCTVNPLKMSQPIGSALAFMGIKNCMPLFHGSQGCTSFGLVLFVRHFKEAIPLQTTAMSEVATVLGGFENVEQAIITIANRQKPSIIGISSTGVTETKGDDVDAFIKLIREKHPELDHITLVYVSTPDFKDAFQDGWAKTVTKLVEQLVEPVPAGAARLPNRVNLLPGAHVTPGDIDELRDVFEAFGLEVLVLPDLSGSLDGHIPEDFTPTTLGGISLEEIASLGRSVHTIAVGEQMRAAAEALEAKTGVPYTLFDRLTGLEPNDRLISLCARISKRPVPTKIRRQRGQLVDAMLDAHFYFGGKKIAIGAEPDLLWTLSEWARELGAETAAAVTTTASPLLERIATEEILIGDLEDLEARAGGCDLLMTHSHGRQMAERLKIPFYRIGIPMFDRLGAAHQTIVGYRGTRNLTFEIANMFIANGHEPTPETWYRPEEPAEKPTAHPDDGVARCSASSCTSTYTPGPVLRAPCPQGARDGFSATSQETEHAGAAAVAAH; encoded by the coding sequence ATGGCCACCGTGATCACGCCTAAGAAATCCTGCACGGTCAATCCCCTGAAGATGAGCCAGCCGATCGGCAGCGCGCTCGCCTTCATGGGAATCAAGAACTGCATGCCGCTATTCCACGGCTCGCAAGGCTGTACCTCGTTCGGATTGGTGCTGTTCGTACGGCATTTCAAAGAGGCTATTCCCTTGCAAACCACGGCCATGAGCGAAGTGGCGACCGTGCTTGGGGGATTCGAAAACGTGGAGCAGGCGATCATCACCATCGCCAACCGGCAAAAACCCTCCATTATCGGCATTTCGTCCACCGGCGTGACCGAGACCAAGGGCGACGACGTGGACGCTTTCATCAAGCTTATCCGCGAGAAACATCCCGAGCTGGATCACATCACGCTGGTTTACGTCTCGACGCCCGATTTCAAAGATGCGTTCCAAGACGGTTGGGCTAAAACCGTGACTAAGCTGGTCGAACAACTCGTCGAACCGGTTCCGGCCGGCGCCGCACGCCTGCCCAATCGGGTGAATCTTTTGCCGGGCGCCCACGTGACGCCTGGCGACATCGACGAGCTGCGCGACGTGTTCGAAGCTTTCGGCCTGGAAGTCCTGGTCCTGCCGGATCTTTCGGGCTCGCTGGACGGGCACATCCCTGAAGATTTCACGCCGACCACCCTGGGCGGCATTTCTTTGGAAGAAATCGCCAGCCTCGGCCGATCGGTCCACACCATCGCGGTCGGCGAACAGATGCGCGCGGCGGCAGAGGCTTTGGAAGCCAAGACCGGCGTTCCCTACACCTTGTTCGACCGCCTCACCGGTTTGGAGCCGAACGATCGCCTGATCAGCCTGTGCGCCCGAATCAGCAAGCGGCCGGTGCCGACCAAGATTCGCCGTCAGCGCGGTCAGTTGGTCGACGCCATGCTCGATGCCCATTTCTATTTCGGCGGCAAGAAAATCGCCATAGGCGCGGAGCCCGATCTCTTGTGGACCTTGAGCGAATGGGCCAGGGAACTCGGCGCCGAAACCGCTGCTGCGGTGACGACCACCGCATCGCCGCTCCTCGAGCGTATCGCGACCGAGGAAATCCTGATCGGAGACTTGGAAGACCTGGAAGCTCGGGCGGGCGGTTGCGATCTTCTGATGACGCACTCTCATGGGAGGCAGATGGCGGAAAGGCTGAAGATTCCTTTCTACCGCATCGGCATCCCCATGTTCGACCGGCTCGGCGCCGCGCATCAGACCATCGTCGGCTATCGCGGGACCCGCAACCTCACTTTCGAGATTGCCAATATGTTCATCGCCAACGGCCACGAGCCCACGCCCGAAACCTGGTATCGACCCGAGGAGCCTGCGGAAAAACCTACTGCGCACCCCGATGACGGCGTCGCGCGGTGCTCGGCCTCCTCATGTACCTCCACGTACACTCCGGGGCCTGTGCTCCGGGCTCCTTGTCCTCAGGGTGCTCGCGACGGTTTTTCCGCAACCTCTCAGGAGACCGAACATGCTGGCGCGGCGGCGGTTGCGGCTCATTGA
- the nifK gene encoding nitrogenase molybdenum-iron protein subunit beta, with translation MSQNAEKVLDHFNLFRQPEYVELFENKKKEFEFAEPADKVEEVREWTKTWEYREKNFAREALTVNPAKACQPLGAVFAAVGFEGTIPFVHGSQGCVAYYRSHFSRHFKEPSSCVSSSMTEDAAVFGGLSNMVDGLANTYNMYKPKMIAVSTTCMAEVIGDDLNAFIKTAKDKGSIPQDFDVPFAHTPAFVGSHITGYDNVLKGILTHFWDGKAGTTEPLTRVPNEKINFIGGFDGYTVGNLREIKRIFDLMGVEYTILADNSDVWDTPTDGTFRMYDGGTTLEDTANALHAKATISMQEFCTEKTLPFIAEHGQETYAFNHPIGVKATDEFLMTISRITGKPIPEALEKERGRLVDAIADSTAHIHGQKFAIYGDPDLCLGLTGFLLELGAEPVHVLSTNGNKAWADKVQALFDSSPFGKGCHVYPGRDLWHMRSLLFTEPVDFLIGNTYGKYLERDTGTPLIRIGFPIFDRHHHHRYPVWGYQGGLNVLVWILDKIFDEMDKNTIVPAKTDYSYDIIR, from the coding sequence ATGAGCCAGAATGCAGAGAAGGTTCTCGACCATTTCAACCTGTTCCGCCAACCGGAGTACGTGGAGCTGTTCGAGAACAAGAAAAAAGAATTCGAATTCGCCGAACCGGCTGACAAGGTCGAGGAGGTGAGGGAGTGGACCAAGACCTGGGAATACCGGGAGAAAAACTTCGCCCGCGAGGCTTTGACGGTCAACCCCGCTAAGGCGTGTCAGCCGCTGGGTGCGGTGTTCGCCGCGGTCGGTTTCGAGGGCACCATTCCCTTCGTGCACGGTTCGCAAGGCTGCGTCGCCTATTATCGCAGTCACTTCAGCCGCCACTTCAAGGAACCCTCGTCTTGCGTATCCTCGTCCATGACCGAGGACGCCGCGGTGTTCGGGGGACTCTCCAACATGGTCGACGGCTTGGCCAACACGTACAACATGTACAAACCGAAGATGATCGCGGTCTCGACCACCTGCATGGCGGAAGTGATCGGCGACGACCTCAACGCCTTTATCAAGACCGCGAAGGATAAGGGCAGCATTCCCCAGGATTTCGACGTACCTTTCGCCCATACGCCAGCCTTCGTCGGCAGCCACATCACCGGCTATGACAACGTGCTCAAGGGTATCCTGACGCACTTCTGGGATGGTAAGGCGGGAACGACCGAACCTCTGACGCGCGTCCCTAACGAGAAGATCAACTTCATCGGCGGCTTCGATGGCTACACCGTCGGCAATCTGCGGGAAATCAAACGCATCTTCGATCTGATGGGCGTGGAGTACACCATCCTCGCGGATAACAGCGACGTTTGGGACACGCCGACCGACGGCACCTTCCGCATGTACGATGGCGGCACCACCCTGGAAGATACCGCCAATGCCCTGCACGCCAAGGCCACCATCTCGATGCAGGAATTCTGCACGGAGAAAACCTTGCCGTTTATCGCGGAGCACGGCCAGGAAACTTACGCGTTCAACCATCCCATCGGCGTGAAGGCGACCGACGAGTTTCTGATGACCATCTCGCGCATCACCGGCAAACCGATTCCGGAAGCCTTGGAGAAGGAACGCGGACGCCTGGTCGATGCCATCGCCGATTCCACGGCCCACATTCACGGCCAGAAGTTCGCCATCTACGGCGATCCCGACCTGTGTTTGGGGCTAACCGGCTTCCTGTTGGAACTCGGTGCGGAACCGGTTCACGTGCTCTCCACCAACGGCAACAAGGCGTGGGCGGACAAGGTGCAGGCGCTGTTCGATTCCTCGCCCTTCGGTAAGGGCTGCCATGTGTATCCGGGTAGAGATCTATGGCACATGCGCTCGTTGCTCTTCACCGAACCAGTCGATTTCCTGATCGGCAATACCTACGGCAAATACCTGGAGCGCGATACCGGAACGCCTCTAATCCGTATCGGCTTCCCGATTTTCGACCGGCATCACCATCACCGCTATCCGGTGTGGGGTTACCAAGGTGGTCTGAACGTTCTCGTCTGGATTCTGGACAAGATCTTCGACGAGATGGACAAGAACACCATCGTCCCGGCGAAGACGGACTACAGCTACGACATCATCCGCTAA
- a CDS encoding NAD(+)--dinitrogen-reductase ADP-D-ribosyltransferase — protein sequence MAQDIARIGHSTNLVGIPTGLLASAAFNEHPLPLHISGVREANYGLFDALKKAEDVHTAAEIFQEYMYVLFGLNGEPRAGQQDAGPRRFRSSYLKLLSGWGFDSNNPQGAVLKGWVESRFGLFPTFHKEPLTRFNSPAWITYIEEKMSSRFHNNSINLQLDLLYEFCQWAIARFGLPGRRHVTLYRGENRFDEQRQIGPRDGRWLTVRLNNLVSFTSNRETACEFGDFILEVQVPVVKILFFNNLLPRHPLKGEWEYLVIGGEYRVKASYY from the coding sequence ATGGCCCAAGACATCGCCCGTATCGGCCACAGCACCAATCTGGTGGGCATTCCGACCGGGCTCTTGGCCAGCGCGGCATTCAACGAGCACCCGCTGCCGCTGCATATCAGCGGCGTGCGGGAAGCGAACTACGGTTTGTTCGATGCACTGAAAAAAGCCGAGGACGTGCATACGGCGGCGGAGATTTTTCAGGAGTACATGTACGTGCTATTCGGCCTGAACGGGGAACCCCGCGCCGGGCAACAAGACGCCGGCCCGCGTCGTTTCCGCTCCAGCTATCTCAAGCTGCTGAGCGGCTGGGGATTCGATTCAAACAATCCCCAGGGCGCGGTTCTCAAGGGCTGGGTGGAAAGCCGCTTCGGCTTGTTTCCGACCTTCCACAAGGAACCGCTGACACGCTTCAATTCTCCGGCCTGGATCACCTACATCGAAGAAAAAATGTCGAGTCGGTTCCACAACAACAGCATCAATCTCCAGCTCGACCTCTTGTACGAATTCTGCCAGTGGGCCATCGCCCGGTTCGGCTTGCCGGGCAGACGCCACGTCACCCTCTACCGGGGCGAAAATCGTTTCGACGAACAGCGACAGATCGGCCCCCGCGACGGTCGCTGGCTCACCGTGCGGCTCAACAACCTGGTGTCGTTCACATCGAACCGTGAGACCGCCTGCGAGTTCGGTGACTTCATCCTGGAGGTACAGGTGCCCGTAGTGAAAATTCTCTTCTTCAACAACCTGTTGCCGCGTCACCCGCTCAAAGGCGAATGGGAATATCTGGTTATCGGCGGCGAGTATCGCGTCAAAGCCTCCTATTACTGA
- the nifH gene encoding nitrogenase iron protein has protein sequence MSDLRQIAFYGKGGIGKSTTSQNTLAALAEMGQRILIVGCDPKADSTRLILHAKAQDTILSLAAAAGSVEDLEIEDVMKVGYRGIKCVESGGPEPGVGCAGRGVITSINFLEEEGAYDDIDYVSYDVLGDVVCGGFAMPIRENKAQEIYIVMSGEMMAMYAANNISKGILKYANSGGVRLGGLICNERKTDKELELAESLAKKLSTQLIYFVPRDNVVQHAELRRMTVIEYAPDSQQADHYRALARKIHENAGKGVIPTPITMDELEDLLMEHGIMKQVDESLVGKTAAELAA, from the coding sequence ATGTCAGATTTAAGACAAATCGCTTTTTATGGAAAAGGCGGCATCGGCAAGTCCACCACTTCGCAGAATACCTTGGCCGCCTTGGCGGAAATGGGTCAGCGCATCCTGATCGTCGGCTGCGATCCGAAAGCTGACTCCACCCGTTTGATCCTGCACGCCAAAGCGCAGGACACCATTCTGAGCCTTGCTGCTGCGGCCGGCAGCGTTGAGGATCTGGAAATCGAAGACGTGATGAAGGTCGGCTACCGCGGCATCAAATGTGTGGAGTCGGGCGGTCCGGAGCCGGGCGTCGGCTGCGCCGGCCGCGGCGTCATCACCTCCATCAACTTCCTGGAGGAAGAAGGCGCTTACGATGACATCGACTATGTCTCTTATGACGTACTGGGTGACGTCGTGTGCGGCGGCTTCGCCATGCCCATCCGTGAAAACAAGGCCCAGGAAATCTACATCGTTATGTCCGGCGAGATGATGGCCATGTACGCGGCCAACAACATCTCCAAGGGCATTCTGAAATACGCGAACTCCGGCGGTGTGCGTCTGGGCGGCCTCATCTGCAACGAGCGCAAGACCGACAAGGAGCTGGAACTGGCGGAGTCTTTGGCGAAGAAGCTCAGCACACAACTCATCTACTTCGTGCCGCGCGACAACGTCGTACAGCATGCCGAGCTGCGCCGCATGACGGTGATCGAATACGCCCCGGATAGCCAGCAGGCAGACCACTATCGGGCGCTGGCGCGGAAGATCCATGAGAACGCGGGCAAGGGCGTCATTCCGACCCCGATCACCATGGATGAACTCGAAGATCTGCTGATGGAACACGGCATTATGAAGCAGGTCGACGAGTCTCTGGTCGGCAAGACCGCGGCCGAACTCGCGGCGTAA
- a CDS encoding group II truncated hemoglobin, giving the protein MKQKTAIPRATAVALPATLANPHYRQLGGEPAVRRLVERFYQLMDELPEARAIRAMHPEDLGPSKEKLFQFLSGWLGGPPLYAERYGPPRLRQKHLPFPIDAAARDAWMACMNRALEEQVSDAELRARLAASLFKTADFLRNLPEGVS; this is encoded by the coding sequence GTGAAACAGAAAACCGCCATACCACGCGCCACCGCGGTGGCGCTGCCGGCAACACTCGCCAATCCTCATTACCGCCAGCTCGGCGGCGAACCCGCCGTGCGCCGCCTGGTTGAGCGTTTCTATCAGCTGATGGACGAGCTTCCGGAGGCGCGCGCCATCCGCGCGATGCATCCTGAAGATCTCGGCCCGTCGAAAGAAAAACTGTTCCAGTTTCTATCCGGCTGGCTGGGCGGTCCACCGCTGTACGCGGAGCGCTACGGGCCACCGCGGCTTCGGCAGAAACATCTGCCCTTTCCCATCGACGCAGCCGCTCGGGACGCCTGGATGGCCTGCATGAACCGGGCGTTGGAAGAACAAGTATCCGATGCCGAGCTGCGGGCACGGCTCGCCGCTTCCCTTTTCAAGACCGCCGATTTTCTCCGCAACCTACCTGAAGGAGTGTCATGA
- the nifD gene encoding nitrogenase molybdenum-iron protein alpha chain, with the protein MSLTVEQTKQRNKELIQEVLSVYPDKTAKRRAKHLGVYEEGKPDCGVKSNVKSIPGVMTIRGCAYAGSKGVVWGPIKDMIHISHGPVGCGQYSWAARRNYYIGTTGIDTFVTMQFTSDFQEKDIVFGGDKKLEKIIDEIQELFPLNHGITVQSECPIGLIGDDIEAVSKKKSKEYGGKTIVPVRCEGFRGVSQSLGHHIANDSIRDWVFDKAADKHKDFKTTPYDVAIIGDYNIGGDAWSSRILLEEMGLRVIAQWSGDGTLAELENTPKAKLNVLHCYRSMNYISRHMEEKYGIPWVEYNFFGPTKIEESLRKIASFFDDKIKEGAERVIAKYRPLMDAVIAKYRPRLEGKKVMLFVGGLRPRHVIGAYEDLGMEVVGTGYEFGHNDDYQRTTHYVKDGTLIYDDVTGYEFEKFVEAIQPDLVGSGIKEKYVFQKMGVPFRQMHSWDYSGPYHGYDGFAIFARDMDMAINNPVWGMAKTPWKRNGVHA; encoded by the coding sequence ATGAGCCTCACAGTTGAGCAAACCAAACAGCGAAACAAGGAACTCATCCAGGAGGTCCTGTCGGTTTATCCGGACAAGACCGCCAAACGACGCGCCAAGCACCTCGGTGTCTATGAAGAAGGCAAGCCCGACTGCGGGGTGAAATCCAACGTCAAGTCGATCCCCGGGGTCATGACCATCCGCGGCTGCGCTTATGCCGGTTCCAAAGGCGTGGTTTGGGGTCCCATCAAGGACATGATCCACATCAGCCATGGTCCGGTCGGCTGCGGTCAGTACTCCTGGGCTGCGCGCCGTAACTACTACATCGGCACGACCGGTATCGATACCTTTGTCACCATGCAGTTCACCTCGGACTTCCAGGAAAAGGATATTGTCTTCGGCGGCGACAAGAAGCTGGAAAAGATCATCGACGAGATCCAGGAGCTGTTCCCGCTGAACCACGGCATCACCGTTCAGTCGGAGTGCCCGATCGGTCTCATCGGCGACGACATCGAAGCGGTTTCCAAGAAAAAATCCAAGGAATATGGCGGCAAGACCATCGTTCCGGTGCGTTGCGAAGGCTTCCGCGGCGTTTCACAGTCCTTGGGCCACCACATCGCCAACGACTCGATCCGCGACTGGGTGTTCGATAAAGCCGCCGACAAGCATAAGGACTTCAAGACGACGCCGTATGACGTCGCCATCATCGGCGACTACAACATCGGCGGCGACGCCTGGTCCTCCCGCATTCTGCTCGAGGAAATGGGGCTCCGTGTCATCGCACAGTGGTCCGGTGACGGTACTTTGGCCGAATTGGAGAACACCCCCAAGGCCAAGCTGAACGTGCTGCACTGCTACCGCTCGATGAACTACATCTCGCGGCACATGGAAGAGAAGTACGGGATTCCGTGGGTGGAATACAACTTCTTCGGCCCCACTAAGATCGAGGAGTCGTTACGCAAAATCGCCAGTTTCTTCGACGACAAAATCAAGGAAGGCGCCGAGCGCGTGATCGCGAAGTACCGTCCGCTGATGGATGCCGTCATTGCCAAGTACCGCCCGCGTCTCGAAGGCAAGAAAGTCATGCTGTTCGTAGGCGGCCTGCGTCCGCGTCACGTGATCGGCGCTTATGAGGATCTGGGCATGGAGGTTGTCGGTACGGGCTACGAGTTCGGACACAACGACGACTATCAGCGTACTACTCACTATGTCAAGGACGGGACTCTGATCTACGACGACGTGACCGGTTACGAGTTCGAGAAGTTCGTCGAAGCCATACAGCCGGACCTGGTCGGCTCAGGCATCAAGGAAAAGTACGTCTTCCAGAAGATGGGCGTGCCGTTCCGTCAGATGCACTCCTGGGATTATTCGGGTCCGTATCACGGCTATGACGGTTTCGCGATCTTCGCCCGCGACATGGACATGGCGATCAACAATCCGGTCTGGGGCATGGCTAAGACGCCCTGGAAACGGAACGGGGTGCACGCCTAG
- a CDS encoding response regulator, translating to MQIGVDTERAVDNRRVFIVDNDEITSAALQFMLHDEIETHELSSLEAAYAKAKDWKPDVLLLGIGIVKEKGMDVLTEIHSRIADLKIILVADSAADPLAKDCLKNGVNSILAKPLTIEKTRQKVDVQLGRPVKLSIPVQVV from the coding sequence ATGCAGATCGGTGTAGATACAGAAAGGGCCGTCGACAACCGGCGGGTGTTCATCGTCGACAATGACGAAATCACCAGCGCGGCCCTGCAGTTCATGCTTCACGACGAAATCGAGACGCACGAATTGTCCAGCCTGGAAGCGGCTTACGCCAAGGCGAAGGACTGGAAACCGGACGTTCTGCTGCTAGGCATCGGCATCGTCAAGGAAAAAGGGATGGACGTGCTAACGGAGATCCACTCGCGAATAGCCGACCTCAAGATCATTCTGGTCGCGGATTCAGCGGCCGACCCTTTGGCCAAGGATTGTCTCAAGAACGGCGTCAATTCCATCCTGGCGAAACCTCTGACCATAGAAAAGACCCGCCAGAAGGTCGATGTGCAGCTCGGGCGTCCGGTAAAACTGAGCATCCCGGTTCAAGTCGTGTGA
- the draG gene encoding ADP-ribosyl-[dinitrogen reductase] hydrolase — protein MDTQELHNRALGAYLGLAVGDALGATVEFMTPREIRHQYGVHDKIIGGGWLKLKAGQVTDDTEMSLVLGRAIIESGGWNLKAVADAFAAWLKGKPIDVGNTCRRGIRRYLLDGSLAGPPNPGDAGNGACMRNLPVALATLGNAEAFTQWTLEQCHFTHHHPLSDAATLTLGRMVQRLVCGGSLEDCLPLAAALVEAHPEFSFDPYPGRASGYIVDTVQTVLHFFLTTDSFADCVVGVVNQGDDADTTGALAGMLAGAAYGVSAIPTRWLKSLDAEVVRHIERQTDALLGIASKHGQPVGWVPPTGT, from the coding sequence ATGGACACGCAAGAACTCCATAACCGCGCCCTGGGCGCTTATCTGGGACTCGCCGTCGGCGACGCGCTGGGTGCCACCGTAGAGTTCATGACACCTCGGGAGATCCGCCATCAGTACGGCGTTCACGACAAGATCATCGGCGGCGGCTGGCTCAAGCTCAAGGCTGGCCAGGTGACAGACGATACCGAGATGTCCCTGGTGCTGGGCCGGGCGATCATCGAAAGCGGCGGCTGGAACCTCAAGGCCGTAGCGGACGCTTTCGCGGCTTGGCTGAAAGGAAAACCGATCGACGTGGGCAATACCTGCCGCCGCGGTATTCGGCGCTACTTGCTGGACGGAAGCCTTGCCGGCCCGCCTAACCCCGGCGACGCCGGCAACGGTGCCTGCATGCGCAACCTCCCGGTGGCACTGGCCACACTCGGAAATGCGGAAGCCTTCACGCAATGGACGCTGGAGCAGTGCCATTTCACCCACCACCATCCGCTTTCTGACGCAGCCACGCTGACCTTGGGCCGCATGGTGCAGCGCCTGGTTTGCGGGGGCTCGCTGGAGGACTGCCTTCCGCTCGCGGCGGCACTGGTCGAAGCCCATCCGGAGTTCTCCTTCGACCCCTACCCCGGACGCGCCAGCGGCTACATCGTCGACACCGTGCAAACCGTACTGCATTTTTTCCTGACTACCGATTCCTTTGCCGACTGCGTCGTGGGCGTGGTCAATCAGGGCGATGACGCCGACACCACCGGCGCGCTCGCCGGCATGCTGGCCGGAGCGGCTTACGGCGTCTCCGCCATCCCCACGCGCTGGCTGAAAAGCCTGGACGCCGAGGTGGTAAGGCATATCGAGCGGCAAACCGACGCGCTTCTCGGCATCGCAAGCAAGCATGGGCAGCCAGTGGGCTGGGTGCCCCCGACTGGTACCTGA